One genomic segment of Mytilus trossulus isolate FHL-02 chromosome 4, PNRI_Mtr1.1.1.hap1, whole genome shotgun sequence includes these proteins:
- the LOC134716806 gene encoding uncharacterized protein LOC134716806, whose product METRNEELETASLELYQYMCNALVGSEKIVRYRRLFFKLFDETWNTQDGFELISSGSKSEGLDLRDSDFDLMTLHKLFKVYENIDSSGCFVINIDTNNAQPGFALLKVPENISKCCPDLFPKTDNGYLLSSRKMRDLLMVKPRLYNGAFSIHGPSVCHNEVDLDRVYCLQCNAWPFVAKDWLLRNKSTEWPPQKVMDSITEQGVLLVPVGSKSSSDEVNDLEWRMSFSLSEKVLIHSFNYVQLICYALLKIYLKEIINNKKTLSKLLCSYYMKTLLFWILEETEGSKWTPENLIHCFLACVKRLCYWITINYIPNYFIPSHNMIDGKLSNEELNEMIRMLNGVLSDNGWENIFYANSLDGFRARLSFNQVNRYNSFDKAIFPLYMTLEMKYFDFEHKYKHVIHRIVSNLPKTVKNICALQFLCFNYFSLSNIKFCNGDLKCRRSKHGHNKCTYITYRLILAKLIINTYSDAVSGWLLLAAFFYNHREHFKMFPLLDLVTAQLSVDRLYLSLYLKTNFIHTLSRKRLSAKCSFLKRLRQEVMKDVPYNIDTTNSFLAHENLGVSEVNEFLSCYPSVILHYFSFLSHYELGNNHQADRHMRMLQSTVQNTEYGNPHLSVNANTYLMRALSFSNDLAGFQLTCKRVLQMMKKSDEYKTFLEDVLANNENIAPLASIIHNLDR is encoded by the coding sequence ATGGAAACTAGAAATGAAGAATTAGAAACTGCTTCTTTAGAATTATACCAATATATGTGTAATGCACTGGTCGGATCGGAGAAAATAGTAAGATATAGacgattgttttttaaattatttgacgAAACATGGAATACACAAGATGGCTTTGAATTAATCAGTAGTGGAAGTAAATCGGAAGGTTTAGACCTTCGTGATAGTGATTTTGACTTGATGACTTTACACAAGTTATTCAAGGTCTATGAGAATATAGACAGTTCAGgttgttttgttataaacattGATACAAACAATGCTCAACCAGGATTTGCTCTATTAAAAGTTCCGGAAAACATAAGCAAATGTTGCCCAGATCTGTTTCCTAAGACCGACAATGGGTACCTACTATCAAGTAGAAAAATGAGAGATTTACTCATGGTCAAACCCCGTTTATATAATGGGGCTTTCAGTATTCACGGTCCAAGTGTTTGTCATAATGAAGTAGATTTGGATAGGGTTTACTGTTTACAGTGCAACGCATGGCCGTTTGTAGCCAAAGATTGGCTGCTTAGAAACAAATCAACTGAATGGCCTCCTCAAAAAGTAATGGACAGCATTACCGAACAAGGTGTGTTATTAGTTCCAGTTGGTAGCAAAAGTTCCTCAGATGAAGTGAACGATTTGGAATGGAGAATGTCATTTTCTCTGTCAGAAAAGGTACTTATTCATTCTTTCAATTACGTGCAGCTGATTTGTTATGCCTTATTGAAGATTTATCTAAAAGAAATCATCAATAATAAAAAGACTTTGTCTAAACTTTTGTGTTCATACTATATGAAAACTTTACTATTCTGGATACTGGAGGAAACAGAAGGATCTAAATGGACACCAGAAAATTTAATTCATTGCTTTCTGGCTTGTGTTAAACGTTTATGTTACTGGATAACAATTAACTATATACCAAACTATTTCATACCTTCACACAATATGATTGACGGTAAACTGTCAAACGAAGAACTCAACGAGATGATTCGCATGCTAAACGGAGTGCTGTCTGACAATGGATGGGAAAATATCTTCTATGCAAATTCTTTGGACGGATTTCGCGCTAGATTATCATTTAATCAAGTTAACCGCTATAATTCTTTTGATAAAGCCATATTTCCTCTTTATATGACtttagaaatgaaatattttgactttgaaCATAAGTATAAGCATGTTATTCACAGAATAGTATCCAATCTTCCAAAAACTGTGAAAAATATATGCGCGTTGCAATTTTTGTGCTTTAATTACTTTTCGTTGTCTAATATTAAGTTCTGTAATGGTGATCTTAAATGTCGACGATCTAAACATGGTCATAATAAGTGTACGTATATAACATATAGACTAATACTGgcaaaattgattataaatacGTATAGTGACGCTGTATCGGGATGGTTATTGCTTGCAGCATTTTTCTATAACCATCGAGAACACTTCAAAATGTTTCCACTGTTAGACCTTGTGACGGCTCAATTATCCGTTGACAGACTTTATTTATCCCTGtatttgaaaactaattttataCACACACTTAGCAGGAAACGTCTGTCCGCGAAATGTTCGTTCCTTAAACGATTACGGCAGGAAGTAATGAAGGATGTTCCATACAATATAGATACAACAAACTCATTTCTGGCTCATGAAAATTTAGGAGTTAGTGAAGTTAATGAATTTCTTTCGTGCTACCCATCggttattttacattatttttcgtttttatcTCATTACGAACTGGGAAATAATCATCAAGCGGATCGTCATATGCGGATGCTTCAAAGTACGGTTCAGAACACTGAGTATGGGAACCCGCATTTATCTGTAAATGCTAACACTTATCTTATGAGAGCATTATCTTTCTCTAATGATTTAGCAGGATTTCAGTTGACTTGCAAACGAGTCTTACAAATGATGAAAAAATCAGACGAGTATAAAACATTTCTGGAAGATGTGTTGGCcaataatgaaaatatagcACCATTAGCTAGTATAATACATAACCTTGACCGTTAA